The Candidatus Hinthialibacter antarcticus genome has a segment encoding these proteins:
- a CDS encoding prepilin-type N-terminal cleavage/methylation domain-containing protein: MSQSPIAIRPKQKRKAFTLIELLIVVAIIGILAAIAVPNFINAQVRAKVARAQADMKALTTAIESYQIDNNSFPPDGDDLEQFNPSDYNSAARMRLLTTPVSYISSLPTDPFHTQALEFSGVELLFPGNPPHTYSYNTWGAFASDGFQPANNGIPDNYGVTSLGPNQIFNSAAGFPIQYNITNGTISDGDIIIRGGAKTPFS; the protein is encoded by the coding sequence ATGAGCCAATCGCCCATTGCGATTCGCCCAAAGCAGAAACGAAAAGCATTTACTCTGATTGAACTTTTGATCGTCGTCGCCATTATTGGCATCTTAGCGGCCATCGCGGTTCCCAATTTCATTAACGCTCAAGTCAGGGCCAAAGTCGCCCGCGCCCAGGCTGACATGAAAGCATTAACAACAGCCATCGAATCCTACCAGATCGACAACAATTCATTTCCGCCCGATGGCGACGATTTGGAGCAATTCAACCCAAGCGACTATAATTCCGCTGCGCGTATGCGCCTGCTAACCACGCCAGTCTCATATATTAGCAGCCTGCCGACGGATCCGTTTCATACTCAGGCATTAGAATTCTCAGGTGTTGAATTATTGTTCCCAGGCAATCCGCCCCACACATACTCTTACAACACTTGGGGCGCATTCGCCAGCGACGGTTTTCAGCCAGCCAACAATGGCATTCCTGATAACTATGGAGTCACCTCACTCGGCCCCAACCAGATATTCAATTCGGCGGCCGGGTTCCCCATTCAATACAACATAACCAACGGCACCATTTCAGACGGCGACATCATCATTCGCGGCGGCGCCAAGACGCCATTTAGCTAA
- a CDS encoding PQQ-binding-like beta-propeller repeat protein: MYPSVYRKAAIVFLLAIVLTAPLGADAVDGWLSWRGPGQNGVSPVTGLPSEFKLEDGNLLWTYDMQGRGSPVVANGRMYVWGYKGDDATAKNSNDITPRAAQSGLREYLVELNPETGKEVWKQGFNDFLSDTVYERYSIGAPTVDPDTGNVYLMTTAGVVSCFTPDGDLVWQHSMMERFGRLTFPNGRVGCIVIDGDLAIARGITSYWGADGPARDRFYAFNKKTGELYWSSTPGIQPQDSSFSTPVFEWRNGKRVFYVGTGCGNIVCVNTKNGEPIWRYRMSRGGVNSSPVIHGDMLIIPHGKENTDASTEGRMIAIKLGAEPAPGEEAPKVLDQSYELWRNDDISMFTSSPTLVGDRVYQVDKTGMLFCLDAKTGKTVWTEKLSNSQLHASPLYADGKLYIPIVNGQMYILKPKADGCDVLSNIQLEGGAIGSPVAWNGKVYVHTTSKLYCFGTKGGNAAPIEWPEYKEPKAGKAVALQITPSDVLLNPGESQSFGFRALDANGFFVKEINDAKMASFVPPTAKVKAQMDATVNAKTQLVAAKDAQVSAGAFKAEADGLSGVIRGRVLPNLPYQENFNEYELSVPHAKESGVQFAFPPLPWIGARFKWEVRDLEDEKVLTKTLDNVLFQRAITFIGDPNASNYTVEADVRSDGNRRGMSNVGVINQRYFITLVGNWQQIEVSSNHERLKVGAPFKWSPNKWYRLKTRVDLNDDGSGVVRAKAWPRDDDEPDAWTIEVPHETAHTKGAPGLFGFALQSKYRVYVDNVVVSPNE, translated from the coding sequence ATGTATCCCTCTGTATATCGAAAAGCAGCGATTGTTTTCTTACTGGCGATTGTATTGACCGCTCCATTGGGCGCCGATGCGGTCGACGGCTGGTTGAGTTGGCGCGGGCCCGGGCAAAACGGCGTCTCGCCTGTTACGGGGTTGCCAAGTGAATTTAAACTCGAAGACGGCAACCTGCTTTGGACGTATGACATGCAAGGCCGCGGTTCGCCCGTGGTCGCCAATGGCCGCATGTATGTTTGGGGGTATAAAGGTGACGATGCGACGGCGAAAAACAGCAACGACATCACCCCGCGCGCGGCGCAATCGGGGCTGCGCGAATATCTGGTTGAACTCAATCCTGAAACGGGTAAGGAAGTCTGGAAGCAGGGCTTCAACGATTTTTTAAGCGATACGGTTTATGAGCGCTACAGCATTGGCGCGCCGACCGTCGATCCCGATACAGGCAACGTCTATTTAATGACCACCGCTGGCGTGGTTTCTTGCTTTACGCCTGACGGCGATCTGGTTTGGCAGCATTCCATGATGGAGCGCTTTGGGCGTTTGACGTTTCCCAATGGGCGTGTGGGTTGCATTGTGATCGACGGCGATTTGGCTATTGCTCGCGGCATCACATCGTATTGGGGCGCGGACGGCCCCGCCAGAGACCGCTTTTATGCGTTCAATAAAAAAACAGGCGAGTTGTATTGGTCTTCAACGCCGGGCATCCAGCCGCAAGACAGTTCGTTCTCGACGCCAGTCTTTGAATGGCGCAATGGAAAGCGCGTATTTTATGTGGGCACGGGCTGCGGCAACATCGTTTGCGTGAATACGAAAAATGGCGAGCCGATCTGGCGTTATCGCATGTCGCGCGGCGGCGTCAATTCGTCGCCGGTGATTCATGGCGATATGTTGATCATTCCTCATGGAAAAGAAAATACGGACGCTTCAACCGAAGGCCGCATGATCGCAATCAAACTTGGCGCAGAACCCGCCCCCGGCGAAGAAGCGCCCAAGGTGCTCGACCAATCGTATGAACTCTGGCGCAATGACGACATTTCGATGTTTACCAGTTCGCCGACATTGGTTGGCGACCGCGTGTATCAAGTGGATAAAACCGGGATGCTCTTTTGCCTCGATGCGAAAACCGGAAAAACAGTATGGACGGAAAAACTATCCAACAGCCAGTTGCACGCTTCGCCGCTGTACGCCGATGGTAAACTCTATATCCCCATCGTGAATGGTCAGATGTATATTCTCAAACCAAAAGCGGACGGATGCGACGTGCTTTCCAATATTCAATTAGAAGGCGGCGCCATTGGCTCGCCCGTCGCCTGGAACGGAAAAGTCTACGTTCACACCACTAGCAAATTATATTGCTTTGGAACCAAAGGCGGGAACGCGGCCCCGATTGAATGGCCTGAATATAAAGAACCCAAAGCGGGCAAAGCCGTTGCGCTGCAAATCACCCCGTCGGACGTATTGTTAAACCCGGGCGAATCTCAGTCGTTTGGGTTTCGCGCCTTGGACGCGAATGGCTTTTTTGTGAAAGAAATCAATGACGCAAAAATGGCATCGTTTGTTCCGCCCACGGCAAAAGTCAAAGCGCAAATGGACGCGACGGTGAATGCAAAAACGCAGTTGGTCGCCGCCAAAGACGCACAGGTTTCCGCTGGCGCTTTCAAGGCGGAGGCGGACGGATTGTCCGGCGTCATTCGAGGACGAGTTCTCCCTAATCTTCCTTATCAAGAAAATTTTAATGAATATGAGTTGAGCGTTCCTCATGCAAAAGAGAGCGGCGTTCAGTTTGCGTTTCCGCCGTTGCCGTGGATCGGCGCCCGCTTCAAATGGGAAGTGCGCGACTTGGAAGACGAAAAAGTTTTGACCAAGACGTTGGACAATGTCTTGTTCCAACGCGCGATTACTTTCATTGGCGATCCGAATGCGTCCAATTACACCGTCGAGGCTGATGTGCGTTCCGACGGCAACCGACGCGGCATGTCAAACGTCGGCGTTATCAATCAGCGCTACTTCATTACGTTGGTTGGCAACTGGCAGCAGATCGAAGTCAGTTCAAACCATGAGCGGCTCAAAGTGGGCGCGCCATTTAAATGGAGCCCCAATAAGTGGTATCGTTTGAAGACGCGCGTTGATCTGAACGACGACGGTTCTGGCGTGGTCCGCGCCAAAGCCTGGCCTCGCGATGATGACGAGCCGGACGCATGGACGATTGAAGTCCCGCATGAAACCGCTCATACCAAGGGGGCGCCGGGACTGTTCGGTTTTGCCTTACAAAGCAAATACCGCGTCTATGTTGACAATGTTGTTGTATCGCCAAACGAATAA
- a CDS encoding PQQ-binding-like beta-propeller repeat protein, with protein MMKPKHWLSSLLTVALVSTSASAEDWSMWGGTPNRNMMSPETGIPADFTPGHLKDGSEEIDLSTTENVKWVAKLGSQAYGNPTIAGGKVFIGTNNESPRNEKHIGDRGNIYCLDEKTGEFLWQLVVPKLGAGKVSDWEYLGICSSPTIDVEKGVGYVVTNRCEVVCFDIDGLSDGNDGPFKDEGQYMAGPGNPPMEISPTDADIIWTYDMRDELGVFPHNIASSSTLLIDGKLFVTTSNGQDWSHINIPAPFAPTLIVLDPDTGELIGEEASEISQHLYHCNWSSPSYGVIGGKPQAIFGAGDGFCYGFDLNPVEDDEGFLVLKELWKYDCNPPHYKMKDGQPIRYPAPEGPNEIIGTPVVYKDKVYVAIGQDPEHGEGVGVLQCIDATKRGDITTSGKVWSYEGIRRTISTVSIMNGLVFAADYSGVIHCLDAETGELYWKHDTLSHIWGSTIAVDGKVYVGNEDGVLTILAADKTHKVLKEIEFDAPVYSTPVVANGVLYIGTQTHLYAIAD; from the coding sequence ATGATGAAACCGAAACACTGGCTCAGCAGCCTTCTAACCGTCGCGCTTGTTTCCACGTCTGCTTCCGCTGAAGATTGGAGCATGTGGGGCGGGACGCCCAACCGCAACATGATGTCGCCCGAAACGGGAATCCCCGCTGATTTTACGCCCGGCCATTTGAAAGACGGCTCCGAAGAGATCGACCTTTCGACGACGGAAAATGTGAAATGGGTCGCAAAACTGGGGTCGCAAGCCTACGGCAATCCTACGATTGCTGGAGGAAAAGTTTTTATTGGAACCAACAATGAATCGCCTCGAAATGAAAAACATATCGGCGACCGTGGTAATATTTATTGTCTGGATGAAAAGACCGGTGAATTTCTTTGGCAACTGGTCGTCCCTAAACTTGGCGCTGGAAAAGTCAGCGACTGGGAATATCTGGGTATCTGTTCATCGCCGACGATTGACGTCGAAAAAGGCGTCGGCTATGTCGTAACCAACCGTTGCGAAGTTGTCTGTTTTGATATTGATGGATTGTCAGACGGCAACGACGGCCCCTTCAAAGATGAAGGCCAATACATGGCGGGCCCTGGCAATCCCCCGATGGAAATCAGCCCCACCGACGCCGATATCATCTGGACGTATGATATGCGCGATGAACTTGGCGTTTTCCCGCATAATATTGCCAGCAGTTCAACTTTATTGATCGACGGCAAATTGTTTGTGACGACGTCGAATGGTCAGGATTGGTCGCACATCAATATCCCGGCGCCCTTCGCGCCTACATTGATTGTGTTGGATCCCGACACGGGCGAACTGATCGGCGAAGAAGCCTCTGAAATTAGCCAACACTTATACCATTGCAATTGGTCGTCGCCGTCATACGGCGTGATCGGCGGCAAGCCGCAAGCCATCTTCGGCGCTGGCGATGGGTTCTGTTATGGCTTTGATCTCAACCCGGTTGAAGATGACGAAGGCTTTTTGGTACTGAAAGAACTTTGGAAATATGACTGCAATCCGCCTCATTACAAAATGAAAGACGGGCAACCGATTCGCTATCCCGCGCCGGAAGGTCCGAACGAAATTATCGGCACGCCCGTGGTATACAAAGACAAGGTCTATGTCGCAATCGGACAAGACCCCGAACACGGCGAAGGCGTCGGCGTGTTGCAGTGCATTGATGCGACCAAGCGCGGCGACATCACTACCAGCGGCAAGGTCTGGTCGTATGAAGGCATCCGCCGCACGATTTCAACCGTGTCGATTATGAACGGCCTGGTTTTCGCCGCCGATTACAGCGGCGTGATTCATTGCCTGGATGCGGAAACCGGTGAACTCTATTGGAAGCATGACACCCTCAGCCATATTTGGGGTTCCACCATTGCAGTTGATGGAAAGGTTTACGTCGGCAACGAAGACGGTGTGTTGACCATTCTCGCTGCGGACAAAACCCATAAAGTCTTAAAAGAAATCGAATTTGACGCTCCTGTCTATTCAACCCCGGTTGTCGCCAACGGCGTGTTATACATCGGAACTCAAACTCACTTGTACGCGATTGCGGACTAA
- a CDS encoding PQQ-like beta-propeller repeat protein produces the protein MRTLKQMLILTAVGVFAVGMVQAADWPQYHGPNRDRISSETGWVNQWDGDGPEIQWRARLGPGYTSFTVVDGKTYVAGYDKAKGEDNIFCFDAKTGDEIWKHAYKCELIDNLHEGGPAATPTIYDGKVFTISKEGHFNCLDAKTGKVVWTKDLKSELGVKTPTWGFAGAPLVVDDIIYVDVGVIAAYKLDGGDPVWKTKNYGEAYASPVLFPFNGKSYLVAFPKLGMVIVDLKAGQEFSTYAWDTNYGINAATPIVDGNKVFIASGYNMGGVMIEVEKDGTAKKLWASKDMRNQMNAAVLYKGYLYGFDESQLKCLDAKTGELKWKDGGLGKGSLMLADGKLVVLGGKGELVIAEASPEGLNPTGRKQILGGTCWSCPVLSNGMLYARNARGDMVALDMKAS, from the coding sequence ATGCGTACACTCAAACAGATGCTTATACTGACGGCAGTTGGTGTTTTTGCCGTTGGAATGGTGCAAGCCGCTGATTGGCCTCAATATCACGGCCCTAACCGCGACCGGATTTCATCCGAGACCGGATGGGTTAACCAATGGGATGGCGATGGGCCTGAAATTCAATGGCGCGCCCGGTTAGGGCCAGGGTATACGTCATTTACGGTAGTGGATGGTAAGACGTATGTGGCTGGCTATGACAAAGCCAAGGGTGAAGACAACATTTTTTGTTTCGATGCCAAGACCGGTGATGAAATCTGGAAACACGCCTATAAATGCGAACTGATCGACAACCTCCACGAAGGCGGTCCCGCTGCTACGCCGACGATTTACGACGGCAAAGTATTCACCATTAGCAAAGAAGGCCACTTCAATTGCCTTGATGCGAAGACAGGCAAGGTCGTCTGGACAAAAGACCTTAAATCCGAATTAGGCGTCAAGACGCCGACATGGGGATTCGCTGGCGCTCCGTTGGTTGTTGACGACATTATTTATGTAGATGTTGGTGTGATTGCTGCCTATAAACTTGACGGCGGAGACCCGGTCTGGAAAACAAAAAACTACGGCGAAGCCTACGCGTCTCCCGTATTGTTTCCTTTTAACGGAAAATCATACCTTGTTGCGTTCCCAAAACTGGGCATGGTAATTGTTGACTTAAAAGCCGGGCAAGAGTTTTCTACCTACGCTTGGGATACGAATTACGGAATCAACGCCGCGACTCCAATCGTGGATGGAAACAAGGTTTTCATTGCTTCCGGCTACAACATGGGCGGCGTCATGATTGAAGTTGAAAAAGATGGAACCGCGAAAAAACTTTGGGCGAGTAAAGACATGCGCAACCAAATGAACGCTGCGGTTTTATACAAAGGCTATTTATATGGCTTTGATGAGAGCCAGTTGAAATGTCTCGACGCCAAAACGGGCGAACTCAAATGGAAAGACGGCGGTTTGGGCAAAGGTTCGTTAATGCTTGCTGATGGAAAACTGGTCGTTCTAGGCGGAAAAGGCGAATTGGTGATCGCCGAAGCATCACCGGAAGGCCTGAATCCAACCGGCAGGAAGCAGATTCTTGGCGGAACCTGCTGGTCTTGTCCGGTTTTATCGAATGGAATGCTTTACGCCCGCAATGCGCGCGGCGACATGGTTGCGTTAGATATGAAAGCCAGTTGA
- a CDS encoding DUF3311 domain-containing protein, giving the protein MARKLVWTAAILLAVLHHDFWYWNDATLLFGYMPIGLAYHVGFSIASGLLWAAAVIWAWPTEMEEEVAEFLREQQKGAATK; this is encoded by the coding sequence ATGGCGCGTAAACTCGTCTGGACGGCTGCGATTCTCTTGGCTGTCTTACACCATGATTTCTGGTACTGGAATGACGCTACCCTGCTGTTCGGCTATATGCCGATTGGCTTGGCTTACCATGTCGGATTTTCAATTGCTTCCGGGCTGTTGTGGGCCGCCGCCGTAATTTGGGCGTGGCCGACGGAGATGGAAGAAGAAGTCGCAGAATTTCTGCGTGAACAACAGAAAGGAGCGGCGACGAAATGA
- a CDS encoding nucleoside 2-deoxyribosyltransferase, translating to MKLFISSPLGFAESTTRFRETLQTCLQAKSLDIIDPWSTASDLESEFKKAESIDKLDVRNDSLHSISMKIAERNAANIRECELMLAVLDGVDVDSGTASEIGYAFALGKRIYGLRTDFRRAGENEGVCVNLQVQYWIEASGGCIVRSVNELEQLDLSQTN from the coding sequence ATGAAACTGTTCATATCATCCCCACTAGGCTTTGCAGAAAGCACCACTAGATTTCGTGAAACGCTACAAACATGCCTGCAAGCAAAGTCCCTTGACATTATCGATCCCTGGTCAACCGCATCAGATTTAGAATCCGAATTTAAAAAAGCAGAATCAATTGATAAATTAGATGTTAGAAATGATTCTCTCCATTCGATCTCAATGAAAATCGCCGAGCGGAACGCAGCAAATATCCGGGAATGCGAATTAATGCTGGCGGTACTCGACGGCGTCGATGTTGATTCGGGCACCGCCTCAGAAATCGGATACGCCTTTGCATTAGGCAAACGCATTTACGGCCTTCGCACCGACTTTCGCCGCGCAGGCGAGAACGAAGGCGTCTGCGTCAACCTGCAAGTACAATATTGGATCGAAGCCAGCGGCGGCTGTATCGTACGATCCGTTAACGAACTCGAACAACTTGATTTATCACAAACGAATTAA